The Quercus robur chromosome 3, dhQueRobu3.1, whole genome shotgun sequence DNA segment CCACTTATCAATTTTATGGCTACATCACAGAAAGGGCCAATTTTTATCAAATCCATTGATGGTACCAAAGAGTACAAAGACAAGCACGTCATTGCTGACTTGTTTCTAAAGGTCATTGGTGAGGTTGGGCATCAACATGTTGTCCAAATTATTACTGATAATGCGTCTGTTATGAAGGCTGCAGGATCTATTGTTGAAGCTGAATATCCTCATATATTTTGGTCACCTTGTGTTGTGCATACTCTCAACTTGGCTTTGAAGAATATATGTGCACCTAAGTACTCTTTGCAGAATGAGGTTGCATATAATGAATGTAACTGGATTGCACAAGTTTCAGATGAGGTAACTTTCATTCGTATTTTCATCACAAATCATTCTATGAGATTAGcaatttttaattcatattcCCCTTTGAGGTTACTTGCTGATGCTGAAACACGATTTGCTTCAATAATTATCATGCTTAAAAGATTgtttcaagtaaaacaaaattttcgAAATATGGTCGTTAGTGAGGAATGAATGTCATATAGAGAAGATGATGTAGGAAAAGCTCAAACTGTGAGGGATTATGTTTTGAATGATTTGTGGTGGGACAAGGTTGCATATAGTCTGAGATTCACAGAACCTATTTATGAGATGCTTCGAGTGGTTGACACGGATGCACCTATTCTCCATAAGGTGTATGAaatgtgggattccatgatAGAAAATGTGAAGAAAGAAATATACCAGCATGAAGGCAAGGAAAACTATGAGGAGTCTCCATTCTATGATGTGGTACACAATATACTCATTGAACGGTGGACTAAAAATTGCACACCACTTCATTGCCTAGCCCACTCCTTGAATctgaagtaatttttttatctctttaatctttttgtttATATTCTTTAGGCATTtccaaacaaataaactaaactCATTAGTTGTActtatttatttgcttttaacTAGGTATTATACTAGTAAATGGATTGAGGAAGTCAGAGGCCGTGTTGCGCCACATAAGGATGCTAAAATTTCAGTGGAGAGAAACAAGTGCTTCAAAAGGATCTTTCCTGATCCTGATGATAGGCAGAAAGTTAATGTGGAGTTTGGTTTGTTTAACACATTTAAGACTTATGATGAGGATAACATGGAGGATAGGTGGAACTACGATCCAACGCTTTGGTGGTCAACTTATGGGTCTACTCTACCACTGCTTCAAAGTTTAGCTCTAAAGCTTCTTGAACAGCCTTGCTCATCATCATGTGTTGAGAGGAATTGGAGTACATATGGCTTCATCCATAGTATGAGGAGGAATAGAATTACTCCTAAACGTGCTGAAGATTTAGTGTTTGTTCATTCTAATCTTCGACTTCTTTCAAGGAGGAGGCCCGAGTACACTACTGGAGAATCTAAGAAGTGGGACATTGGTGGAGATAATTGGGATGAACCATTTGGAGGACCTGGGTTGCTTGAGATTGCTTATCTCACACTAGATGAGCCAGAGATGGAGACAAGTATTGTTGAGAATAATGACTATGTTGATGACAATGATGTTGTTGTTCTGTGAGAATCTTgaaagtttaaaacttgttatccttttatgtttttagtttgatgttgaacttgttatccttttatggtttgtactctcaacattttatgtgtattattgtactactttgggtgttagtttacttatttgtagttcttacataatttgaattctagacataaatgtattttatgtctaaaaatattaaaaaatgtgcctaaatataaattttaattaattatttaatcgcCGTGTCgtgttcttatttttcaaaaattgccgtatCCCTGTGTCCGTGTTCGTGTCCGTgtcgtgtccgtgtccgtgcaacTTAGATGTGCGTATGAGTGAAGTTTAGGAGATCATTGGAATAAGATTTGGACTTTTAGGTTTAATATTGTGTTTTGTTCAGACTTTAGTCTCAAagatttagtttattttctttatgatgttggaagattattattttggaGATCCTTTGAGAATTCTATTGAAGgtgtttttggatttattgatgaaattttctttgaggATAATTCTTTAGTTGTTAAGAAGGCCTCTCACACTTGTAGGGTGTAAACTTTATAAGTGTGTGACTGTTGTCATGTGCCTAGCTTTTACTTGAGTTCAGGGTGTGATAGGGCTAGTTGGCTGGCCTAAGAGTAGAGGGTGGCTACATCAACTTTGTGCACTGGGTACAACCTTACTTGATTTCTTTGCTCCCCAATGTTCTTTCAAGCCCTTCCTCCACCTTCCTGTTCCATTGACAGGATTTATTTTTCACTCaagataaagatgaaaaaattcatttcaaaGAGAGCCCATCCACCCCTATTAACACCTTCTGTTACCCATCAGCACCCATGTCTTGACCCACAATGGTAAACACCCCCTTATTCGATCCATTATTGATCTTCAAAACTTTATAGCTCTTGCAAAGACATTTGTAGAAGTGTTACTTACCAAAATCCAAGTGTAATTCCGCCGTACATGCTATGATCCATTCCCCTCCCAATTGATCCACCAAATTGGGGCCTTTAAACCTTCCCCAACATTCATGGATTGAAAATGAATTCATTCTATCACCGTCAAAAGGGGTTGGTTGTGAAATGAATAAGTGTAGTGGGTTCAGAGGATGTGATGGGAAAAGGGAATGTCATTCTATTGGTGGAGGTTGTGTTGTTGGTGATGGTGGTAGGGGCGGTAGTTGGTTAGGAGAACTCATCTCATCTCATACAGCCAGTCCCACATGCGGGTAATATCCCTGTCAATATATGGACATAACTCTAGATAGTGCCAGTTAGCACAAATGCTATAATAATGGtggttcaatttattttttttctcaatatattATTCTCTATGGCTCACTCCTGTTTACTAAGCtcattttaagaagaaattgACGTGGACCAGGAGAATAGAAACTAATTATTGGTTAAGAATAAGGGTGGGATGTTATGGATGTAATTAGGTGTGAGAGTGGTCCACCTCCTTTAACAGACTATAGCACAAGTTTGATCCTATTTTTAAAGGAATTACACCTCTGTTTTCCAGGAAACAAAAGTCCATAAACCAAAATTTCATTTCATACCTTCCCTGTAGAATTGTAGAATGGTACATATTTACAGAGGCTTAGAACATTCAAGACTTCTCTTGAAGCCAACGACAGTAAATCCTTGACttcttgcaaaacaaaaaactttactAATTTAATGATGACTAatttatccacacaaaaaaaaaaatgatgaccaTTTTTGTGATAAGATAAATTAATTGTATTActacttaaaaatataaaaagtaaaatgaaacaaaatagcatatactagtTGTAGTGTCATGTTAATGATTACCCTTGGACATGTAGACTTTTAGGATTaacattattttggtttttctcttaaaaaataataagattaaAACTACACTAATCTTTATATCTAGTAGTTGATTTTACTCCAATCGTTATCCgtcaattttctaattttcctaAGTAGTTTATCATGAGTTTAAGACGTTTACTTGTGTTACTCTATGCATGTTGCTTCATATAGTTCTTGATTGGGCTGAGATGATAAAGATTGCTCGAGGAATAGCATTGGCAGTGGAATACATGCACAAGCTGGATCCACCTCTCACCAATCGTGATCTCAAACTAAATAATATACTTCTAGATGAGGTTGGTATAAGTAGCATCTTCAGTACAGAATCAATCTAATCTATCCTCCCTCCACATCCTCTTATAAGTGTTTTATGTGTTGCCAAATTTCTAATGATCAGGACTTGAATCCAAAAGTCAGTGACTTTGGTGCGGTGACAGTAGCTGGAGTACGAGATGACTGTGTTGGCACCCCTGGATTCGTGGATCCGGCAGTAAACAAACATGGTAAGAAAGAGACACGAGCATGCACACACAGCTAATAGTTATTCCTTTTTTGAGATAGCTAATATTTATTCTTAAGAGAGAACATACAATACACAAGAGATTTGAATTCACTggtagaaaaatatatttatttc contains these protein-coding regions:
- the LOC126719388 gene encoding uncharacterized protein LOC126719388, translating into MSYREDDVGKAQTVRDYVLNDLWWDKVAYSLRFTEPIYEMLRVVDTDAPILHKVYEMWDSMIENVKKEIYQHEGKENYEESPFYDVVHNILIERWTKNCTPLHCLAHSLNLKYYTSKWIEEVRGRVAPHKDAKISVERNKCFKRIFPDPDDRQKVNVEFGLFNTFKTYDEDNMEDRWNYDPTLWWSTYGSTLPLLQSLALKLLEQPCSSSCVERNWSTYGFIHSMRRNRITPKRAEDLVFVHSNLRLLSRRRPEYTTGESKKWDIGGDNWDEPFGGPGLLEIAYLTLDEPEMETSIVENNDYVDDNDVVVL